The Nitrospira sp. SG-bin1 genome has a window encoding:
- a CDS encoding glucosidase — MVRTSSRSQTPLNAERQRLGEDAVRKRHWKRWGPYLSERAWGTVREDYSPYGTAWEAFPHDHARSRAYRWNEDGLAGISDRHQYICFAIALWNGHDPILKERVFGLTGNEGNHGEDVKEYYFYLDSTPTHSYMKYLYKYPQAGFPYARLVDESRGRRRGELEYELIDTGVFDENRYFDVMVEYAKATPEELLIRIQLTNRGPDRAELTLLPTLWFRNTWSWGIDARRPRMREGKAGDGMSVIELDHEYYGERRLWCEGSPPLLFTENETNTRRLYGDQDGARYVKDSFHDYVIHNQAEAVNPEKVGSKAAAFYQLSLPAGASEVIRLCLTNSTDSAGFTVRVFNDVFKRRIREADEFYNELAPQDLSDDARRVQRQAFAGLLWSKQFYHYDLKRWLVGDPGMPDPPHERLRGRNSDWTHLYNADVISMPDKWEYPWYAAWDLAFHCIPLALVDSTFAKEQLILMLREWYMHPNGQIPAYEWAFGDVNPPVHAWAAWRVYKIEKKRRGVGDRVFLERVFHKLLLNFTWWVNRKDAEGKNIFQGGFLGLDNIGVFDRSAPLPTGGHIEQSDATSWMGMYCLNMLSISLELARDNRAYEDVASKFFEHFVYICRAMNNIGGEKIELWDREDGFFYDVLHLPDGRTFPLKVRSLVGLIPLFAVETLDSELIDSLPRFKHRMQWFIENRPDFSAHIEAHSHDGGVRRFLSLVNPTRLKSVLRYMLDEEEFLSPYGIRALSRYHKDHPYVLSIMGMEYRVDYEPAESSTGLFGGNSNWRGPIWFPVNYLLIESLQKFHYYLGDEYRVEYPVRSGRFVSLNEVASELSRRLTHIFLKDNDGRRPVYGATRKFQEDPFWKDAILFYEYFHGDNGAGIGASHQTGWTGLVAKLIQQSGE; from the coding sequence ATAGTTCGGACATCTTCTCGTTCCCAAACTCCTCTCAACGCCGAGCGGCAACGGCTTGGCGAAGACGCTGTCCGGAAGCGGCACTGGAAGCGATGGGGGCCGTACTTGAGCGAGCGCGCCTGGGGAACCGTGCGTGAGGACTACAGTCCATACGGAACGGCCTGGGAAGCTTTTCCTCATGATCATGCTCGCTCGCGGGCCTACCGATGGAACGAAGACGGGCTTGCCGGGATATCGGATCGTCACCAATACATCTGTTTTGCCATCGCTCTTTGGAATGGACACGATCCGATTCTGAAGGAGCGGGTATTTGGTTTGACCGGTAACGAAGGAAATCACGGCGAAGATGTTAAAGAATACTATTTTTATCTAGATTCAACGCCTACACATTCATACATGAAGTATCTCTATAAGTATCCACAGGCAGGGTTTCCCTATGCCAGGCTTGTAGACGAGAGTCGAGGCCGTAGACGTGGGGAGTTGGAATATGAGCTGATCGACACCGGAGTTTTTGACGAGAATCGCTACTTCGATGTGATGGTGGAGTATGCGAAGGCGACACCTGAGGAACTCCTCATCCGCATTCAACTCACGAACCGAGGGCCGGATCGCGCCGAACTGACACTCTTGCCAACGCTCTGGTTCAGGAATACCTGGTCGTGGGGAATTGATGCTCGTCGGCCGAGAATGCGTGAAGGAAAAGCCGGTGATGGGATGAGCGTGATTGAATTGGATCACGAGTATTATGGTGAGCGACGCCTTTGGTGTGAAGGAAGCCCTCCGTTACTCTTTACGGAAAATGAAACGAATACCCGGCGCCTCTATGGCGATCAAGATGGCGCCAGATACGTGAAGGACAGTTTTCATGACTACGTGATCCATAATCAAGCGGAGGCGGTCAATCCTGAGAAGGTCGGCTCCAAGGCCGCCGCCTTCTACCAGCTTTCATTGCCTGCCGGGGCATCGGAAGTCATTCGGCTATGTCTTACTAACAGTACGGATTCGGCTGGATTCACAGTTCGAGTGTTCAATGACGTTTTTAAGCGACGTATCCGGGAAGCCGATGAATTTTATAATGAGCTGGCTCCCCAGGATCTATCTGATGATGCACGGCGTGTACAACGACAGGCATTTGCGGGATTACTGTGGAGCAAACAATTCTACCATTATGACCTGAAGCGTTGGCTCGTCGGTGATCCAGGGATGCCGGATCCTCCTCATGAACGGCTGCGTGGGCGCAACTCGGACTGGACCCATCTCTACAATGCCGATGTGATCTCCATGCCGGATAAGTGGGAGTATCCCTGGTATGCCGCTTGGGATTTGGCCTTCCATTGCATTCCGCTCGCGCTTGTCGACTCAACCTTCGCCAAAGAGCAACTTATCCTGATGCTCAGAGAATGGTACATGCACCCGAACGGTCAGATTCCGGCCTATGAATGGGCGTTCGGTGACGTAAATCCCCCGGTTCATGCCTGGGCGGCATGGCGGGTGTACAAGATCGAAAAGAAACGCAGAGGAGTCGGTGATCGGGTTTTCCTCGAACGAGTGTTCCATAAGCTGCTCTTGAACTTCACCTGGTGGGTGAATCGAAAGGATGCCGAGGGCAAGAATATTTTTCAAGGAGGATTTCTGGGACTCGACAACATCGGCGTCTTTGATCGCAGTGCTCCATTGCCGACGGGTGGCCATATTGAACAGTCGGATGCGACAAGTTGGATGGGGATGTATTGTCTCAATATGCTGTCGATCTCTCTGGAGTTGGCACGTGACAATCGAGCGTATGAGGACGTGGCGAGCAAGTTTTTTGAACATTTCGTGTATATCTGCCGAGCCATGAACAATATCGGCGGCGAAAAAATCGAGCTCTGGGACAGAGAAGACGGCTTTTTTTATGATGTGCTGCATCTTCCCGATGGACGGACCTTTCCGCTCAAAGTGCGCTCTCTCGTGGGGCTGATCCCGCTGTTTGCCGTAGAAACGTTGGACTCGGAATTGATCGACAGCCTTCCCCGGTTTAAGCACCGCATGCAGTGGTTCATCGAAAATCGGCCAGATTTCAGCGCGCACATCGAGGCGCATTCCCATGATGGCGGGGTGCGCAGGTTTTTGTCGCTGGTCAATCCCACGCGACTCAAGTCGGTGTTGCGGTACATGCTCGACGAAGAAGAATTTCTCTCGCCGTACGGCATCCGGGCGCTCTCGCGCTACCACAAGGACCATCCCTATGTGCTTTCCATCATGGGTATGGAGTATCGCGTGGACTATGAACCTGCTGAATCGAGCACGGGGCTCTTCGGGGGCAATTCGAATTGGCGAGGTCCAATCTGGTTTCCGGTCAACTATCTGTTGATCGAATCGCTTCAGAAATTCCACTATTACCTCGGTGACGAGTACCGGGTTGAATATCCGGTACGTTCCGGCCGATTTGTTTCTTTGAACGAAGTTGCGTCCGAGCTCTCTCGACGGCTGACACATATTTTTCTCAAAGACAACGACGGCCGACGTCCCGTCTATGGGGCAACGAGGAAGTTTCAGGAAGATCCGTTCTGGAAAGACGCCATTCTTTTCTACGAGTACTTCCATGGCGATAATGGAGCGGGGATTGGAGCCAGCCACCAGACGGGATGGACAGGGCTTGTCGCAAAGTTGATTCAGCAGTCGGGAGAATAG
- a CDS encoding oxidoreductase, giving the protein MDESSRLTRTKEQWAKARRGGEEREVFYEGDDRLPPGQHLVENFPVLDLGFKPEIPLHEWRLSIGGFVAAPLVLTWESFLAQPQFKDRSDFHCVTSWSRYDNDWEGVSFKHLMSLVKPLSLAQFVLFKSYDDYTTNLPLDACHDDDVLLAHSWNGNPLTRDHGGPVRVIVPKRYAWKGAKWVKEITFSDKDEKGFWEVRGYSNSALPWKNDRYG; this is encoded by the coding sequence ATGGATGAATCGAGCAGGCTGACAAGGACGAAAGAGCAGTGGGCCAAAGCACGTCGTGGTGGGGAGGAACGTGAAGTGTTCTATGAGGGAGACGATCGGCTGCCACCCGGCCAACACCTGGTCGAGAATTTTCCCGTTCTGGACCTTGGCTTCAAGCCCGAGATTCCATTACATGAATGGAGACTCAGTATCGGCGGGTTTGTCGCCGCTCCGCTTGTCCTGACATGGGAATCATTCTTGGCCCAACCTCAATTCAAAGACCGGTCGGACTTCCATTGCGTCACGTCATGGAGTCGTTATGACAACGATTGGGAAGGCGTGAGCTTCAAGCACCTCATGTCCCTCGTAAAACCGCTGTCGCTCGCGCAATTTGTGCTGTTCAAATCCTACGATGACTATACAACCAACCTACCGCTTGACGCCTGTCACGACGACGATGTGCTACTCGCGCATAGTTGGAATGGCAACCCCCTGACGCGGGACCACGGTGGGCCGGTGCGTGTGATCGTCCCGAAGCGGTATGCCTGGAAAGGAGCGAAGTGGGTGAAGGAGATTACGTTTTCCGATAAAGATGAGAAAGGATTTTGGGAAGTCCGAGGGTACTCGAACAGCGCGCTCCCCTGGAAGAACGACCGCTATGGATAA